From Cellulophaga lytica DSM 7489, a single genomic window includes:
- a CDS encoding response regulator translates to MNKIFSACIIDDDPIFVYGTKRIMKEVGFSEEIEVFENGLDAIEELTQKSIVEKKLPRLIFLDLNMPIMNGWEFLDDFVKIPEAIRKDVVIYIVSSSIDPRDIERVKTYDIVTDYILKPVTPKDLKNMLDDLSA, encoded by the coding sequence ATGAATAAAATTTTTAGCGCTTGCATAATAGATGATGATCCAATCTTTGTTTATGGCACTAAACGTATAATGAAAGAAGTAGGTTTTTCTGAGGAAATTGAAGTTTTTGAAAACGGTTTGGATGCTATTGAAGAATTAACTCAAAAATCTATAGTTGAAAAAAAATTACCAAGATTAATATTTTTAGATCTTAATATGCCAATAATGAATGGCTGGGAGTTTTTAGATGATTTTGTAAAAATACCAGAGGCTATTAGAAAAGATGTTGTTATTTACATAGTTAGTTCATCTATAGACCCAAGAGATATAGAGAGGGTTAAGACCTATGATATTGTTACAGATTATATTTTAAAGCCAGTTACGCCAAAAGATTTAAAAAATATGTTAGATGATTTGAGTGCCTAA
- a CDS encoding PAS domain-containing sensor histidine kinase, producing MQKTHTNIFIDDAPIEIGVLDVNMHFVKCSKFWLRKIGKTEKEIIGKSYYEVFPDTTDDIKKIHEYCLKGSYISFEGEKVVDKTGKVQWFNYKINSWENEKDKVGGLIIVREDISHKRNEDEYRLKAQEVANVGGWEVNLISNEVYWTSITKKIHGLDDDYVPNLETGINFYKEGYHREKIVSLISEAISNGTPWDEELIIITVNGEEKWVRAIGRAEYINGKAVKLTGSFQDIDERKRAELVHSEVQKRLNIATKTANIGVWDYDLAKQELSCDNETLILYGAETSTQKNLHKAWKSILVEEDRDRVINEMHYAIQNKDEFNTEFRIKQRNGSIKYIKSIGQLHKDQNTGAVKMIGANWDITEYRHAVLKLDKRKESFAGVFNNSSVGMALIGLDGKWLKINKSLCNSLGYTKAELMNLTFQDVTHPDDYLKDLNFLDQLIAGEIDNYQIEKRYFHKKGHTVYVILSVTKVTKIDGSLSHFISQVVDITSRKEAENKVKSVLKITADQNESLTNFAHIVSHNLRSHSTNLSMLTGFLINETDPEERANLINMLNESSDSLDETITHLNEVVSVKLNVLGKLEGVSILETFDSVRKSIIAHLKENDVILNIQIPKEFVVSAVPAYLESILLNLLTNSIKYSSPKRRLVIDVKTKRERDKVVLTFSDNGLGIDMKRHRHKIFGMYKTFHKHKNSKGIGLFITKSQIEAMNGKIEVESSVDIGTTFTLYFNCFK from the coding sequence TTGCAGAAAACACATACAAATATATTTATTGATGACGCACCTATAGAGATAGGTGTTCTAGATGTTAATATGCATTTTGTAAAATGCTCTAAATTTTGGTTGCGTAAAATAGGAAAGACAGAAAAAGAAATTATTGGTAAGTCTTATTATGAAGTTTTTCCTGACACAACAGATGATATAAAAAAAATACACGAGTATTGTTTAAAAGGCAGCTATATTAGTTTTGAAGGAGAAAAGGTTGTAGATAAAACCGGAAAAGTACAATGGTTTAATTACAAAATTAACTCTTGGGAAAATGAGAAAGACAAAGTAGGAGGGCTAATTATAGTAAGAGAAGATATTTCTCATAAGCGAAACGAAGATGAATACCGTTTAAAAGCACAAGAAGTAGCAAACGTAGGTGGTTGGGAGGTAAACCTAATAAGTAATGAGGTGTACTGGACCAGCATTACAAAAAAAATACACGGTTTAGATGATGATTATGTGCCTAATTTAGAAACCGGAATTAACTTTTATAAAGAAGGATACCATAGAGAAAAAATAGTTTCTTTAATAAGCGAGGCTATTAGTAACGGAACTCCTTGGGATGAAGAGTTGATAATAATTACGGTTAACGGAGAAGAAAAATGGGTTAGGGCTATTGGTAGAGCAGAGTATATAAATGGCAAAGCTGTAAAATTAACCGGATCTTTTCAAGATATAGATGAAAGAAAGAGAGCAGAATTAGTGCACTCTGAAGTTCAAAAAAGATTAAATATTGCCACTAAAACAGCAAATATTGGTGTTTGGGACTATGATTTAGCTAAGCAAGAACTTAGTTGCGATAATGAAACTTTAATTTTATACGGAGCGGAAACATCTACACAAAAAAATTTACACAAGGCCTGGAAAAGTATACTTGTAGAAGAAGATAGAGATAGGGTAATAAATGAAATGCATTATGCCATACAGAATAAAGATGAGTTTAATACCGAGTTTAGAATAAAACAGAGAAACGGGAGTATAAAGTACATAAAATCTATTGGGCAATTACACAAAGACCAAAATACTGGTGCTGTAAAAATGATAGGGGCTAATTGGGATATTACAGAATACAGACATGCAGTTTTAAAATTAGACAAAAGAAAAGAGTCTTTTGCTGGAGTTTTTAACAACTCTTCTGTAGGTATGGCTTTAATTGGCTTAGATGGTAAATGGCTAAAAATAAATAAAAGTCTTTGTAATAGTTTGGGGTATACTAAAGCAGAGTTAATGAATTTAACTTTTCAAGATGTCACCCATCCAGATGATTATTTAAAAGATCTAAATTTTTTAGATCAATTAATTGCAGGGGAAATTGATAATTACCAAATAGAAAAAAGATATTTTCATAAAAAAGGACATACCGTTTATGTAATTTTATCGGTAACAAAGGTAACAAAAATAGATGGAAGCTTATCTCACTTTATATCACAGGTGGTAGATATTACATCTCGTAAGGAAGCAGAAAACAAAGTAAAATCAGTATTAAAAATTACTGCAGACCAAAACGAGAGTTTAACTAACTTTGCACATATAGTATCTCATAATTTAAGGTCTCATTCTACAAACCTATCAATGCTTACGGGATTTTTAATTAATGAGACAGACCCAGAAGAAAGGGCTAATTTAATTAATATGTTAAATGAGTCTTCTGATAGTTTAGATGAGACTATTACGCATTTAAACGAGGTGGTTAGTGTTAAATTAAATGTGCTTGGTAAGTTAGAGGGTGTAAGTATTTTAGAAACTTTTGATTCTGTTAGGAAAAGTATAATAGCCCACCTAAAAGAAAATGATGTTATCTTAAACATACAAATACCTAAAGAGTTTGTAGTTAGTGCTGTGCCTGCATACTTAGAGAGTATTTTATTAAATTTACTTACAAATAGTATTAAATATAGTTCCCCAAAACGCAGATTGGTAATAGATGTAAAAACCAAAAGGGAAAGAGATAAAGTTGTACTTACTTTCTCTGATAATGGTTTAGGCATTGATATGAAAAGGCATAGGCACAAAATTTTTGGAATGTATAAAACATTTCATAAGCATAAAAACTCCAAAGGTATTGGGCTTTTTATTACCAAGAGTCAAATAGAGGCTATGAACGGAAAGATAGAAGTTGAAAGCTCTGTAGACATAGGTACAACATTTACACTATATTTTAATTGTTTTAAATAA